The genomic interval TGTTGATGTTAAAtaagaagtaattttaaaaggcttatgtttaactgatcaccagaaatagtaacaaatagcagacaaaaatagtaaatgatcaccaaaatgaaactcgcattttaatgtaaaatgataaccaaagttttaacactttgctatcctatttaagtgaaattactccaaaataaatcatgcgcaagccaaaaatagtaaatgatcaccaaaattaaaccaccattttaaagtaaaatgataaccaaagtttttacattctgctatcctatttaagcaaaatgagtccaaataaatcattgttatcccaaaagtagtaaatgatcaccgaaagtagtgaatgatcatcaaaattataccagcgttttaatataaaatgataatcaaagtttttacatcttgctatcctgtttaagtaaactgactccaaaaaaataagttcggcctgatacaataaatgtaataacattatggggacccttttcctgcactagggtggaaaattgtctattgcatgcctctaaacagtgcgataagagtgtgttttcgagggagtgtattgagaaacatttttcttcttctttctcctgccctgttcccaattttacttggggtcggcgcaatatgtcattttcttccattttcccctgtcactcgtcatactgacactcacgcatgcattgcaagccggacacataacttaatatggcatcataatactttatttggtaataagcctacattttatggcaatcacagtgacttatttaggcaaaaataatacattaatttggtcgtcaagagttggtgatcatttactaaatttggtggtcgaatacaatttaaagtgaagtcgtgactaaaatagctggtactattacatttttagactttatttttctggtgttcagtagatttttctggttgcaaaactaagggtatcaaagcattttatggtggtcattatatttgttcccattttaaaaagtgataaaatagTGATTTCTGAacgttttttggtgcagttgacagctgctgtcagttttcaaacaACTGTATTTTCTGTAGACCGAGTagcaaaaaatcaaaatcaataatcgattattcaaacttggctgcaaaagagcactttttgaacgtcagaaatttacaaaaaacagcccccaaaacgcccacccttaaCCACTTTCTGTGTTTTTTCTGGGAAgaaaaagtggcgcaacaaactccccagcaacacatgtctgtatGTAGGTAAGAAGAACCAAATTTTCTCCGTCTACGGTATTTTCCCTTAAAAccaaacagctgtcaactgcacataGGACGCGGTGTATGACTATGACCGATCCTAATATTCGATCCATTTATTGATTGCTCTCTAGAGATAGACTCTTGTCAATAGCTTCATACAAGTGTATGCTCTACTAGACATATGTATGCTCCACTAGAGCatacatatagttatcggcacaagtaatttattgggtcccttttgtggtatgaagtgaggcgcgggggcgggctaaagcggtgactggcccgcagcgcatcgcgtcatagccgtcactcgggattggttctttgctaatagatcacttctgcgcagatgtaggtcagagctcaagattcgtgccgataactataacttgGATGgcaaaagatagatagatagagcAAAGGAACAGGTGGATCGAACATAGGGAACGGTTCTTAGTGACTTTTTTATATATGGCGGTTACGTCCAAAATTGTCTtgccatttttattatataacattgatatttttaggTAAACTGAcattgtattaataaattgattgattaaGGTCCAAGTTCGCTGACCACACAAaccttagttttttttaacaaacttgtCAGTCGACATTGGCTTAAATAGAGAAATTGTGTAAGTAGAGCAGAGTTAAGACggtgatttttttaaagcttttatattttctgaTGTTAGTTTCAATTCACATTGAGTGCGCTAAAACTCGTGTAAAATGATCATATGGAAAGTACAGATCTATCCTTTATTTTACGAAATTGGTTGAGCCAAGCTTGTGTGTCTTAAAAtagcaacttatgacgtcatTGGTCAGCCCAAATGATAAACCACTTCGTCCGAAATAAGCGTTAAGATGTgcctttaattgtaataaataagcaataactcataaaataagtttttgatacattttttaaactagTGCCAATTGTAATACAGGGTATCAAGCAATAGTAACATATATTGTGAAAGTAGTTTTTATACAAAGTGGTGATGACAATACGACAATAAATGAAAACGTGGACAATACTATTTCATAGATATAACTCAAccttgaaaatataaaacataaaaagtaacaagcacactaacggccagtttcttcatcaaaagtaaaagtcaaagtaatgtctaaagtaaaagtaacggtcaaattatttttttcaaggctaaagtgacagcaaaactaatagaaaaaatgagtttgaccgttacttttactttagacattactttgacttttactttggcttttacttttgatgaagaaactggctgtaaatgACATACAATTACTAAGAACACTAATGACTAAATAGGTTTGGTTCTCTTTTAAGTAATCTATATTAATAATGTAAGAAAgggttttttgtttctttatttgtacTATAAAGACTCCGAACTCTTTGACTCTTGAAAAAGCTAGACTATACTCGAGTAACAtggggtatattttatccccgaacgggaagtagttcccacgacacgcgggtgtaaccgcgggaaaacgacaagtttttatatgtatgtatgtttaatttattgtcgTATTGTCATCaatgaataaaaataccatatttgttttatattaactagtttttttttaatataaaatgcgtaattctaaatattatagattttttatgtttgttaatattttacttatatttaattcgaACTTTGTATTATTAGAACACAAGACGTTACTAAGGTATGCTTTTGTgatattgtatatatttttatttttaagtacaattttaacatttgtttaattttccttAAGGATACAgagattattttgtaaagtacCTAAGTTACAAATCacttaatttagtttattaatGTGCCAAGTTTAGTAGCCTCAgcaaattattagttttaaggcTTATTTCTTAATCTTCAGTCAACTTTCTTTCTCAatcttaagaatacatatgacAATACATAATCTAACTAAGGgaggaagccagtaagtctgacaccagtcttgccaagggctattgggttgccctggtaactgggttgaggaggtcagataggcagttgcttcttgtaaagcactggtactcagctgaatccggttagactggaagccgaccccaacttagctgggaaaaaggctcggatggTGATGACGAATacatatggcggtttgacatatttctattaaaaagctgtcaaaacgtgaaacatttttttgagaTAGAGTTATCTGGAAATTGAGAAATCGGTCCTAAAAACATAGAAATATAACTACTCGAATATAAGTAATTATGAATCCATGACAATTTATGTTACCCCTAGTAAAAATGtgccttatttaatttaagtacaacgaaagcattttattattatatgatacttttattttataaaaaaatatgtaactataAATCATTGGGACCAAACCctaatttgttataaaatatattgtataatattaaatacacctttaataaaattgttataatattccgagccaatatttttgtacaatataGTACagtaagaacaaaataaaaggctgtttttaatacaaaattctttttattttaatataccatTTTATTTTCACCAGAATTAAGTACCTAGTTTCGGTCGGACTTTTATGACATACATAATTAACATTATACTGTATTtccttataataatttatttatagtgttGTCCTTATGTCCAATATTGTATAGGAAAATCATGAAACAAACTGTAGATACATTATAGAAAACTATATAggttatgaatattatttgatttaaatcagTTTGTCTCCTTGCGTCACTAAAACAAAACGCGAAATGGTTAACACAAATTACGTACTCTTTATATTATCTTTAATATGTATGATAATTCAAGTTTCCCTGTTTCTAAAGTGTATTCTTGAGTTTgataagttaatattaaaagaaaatgttaaaactTTGGACGTGGCCAAGCTAAAGTTTGACGCTTATTTGAAAGATTTTAATAAGACCTATTATGGTTTCGAACGTGATGGAAGGTTCGAGAATTTTAAGGTAAGATTACCtaattggttttgtttttacttatgACATATAGTTTATACATACACAGTTGTGTTTGTTCAATTCGAGAACAGCTGGTCAGATATTAATGATGTTTTGATTTCTCTCGTTCACAAATAGcggaatgaaaattaaaaacaatagaacgGGAAGGTATTCTAAGTTATCTAGATATCCTAAGTTGTTGTATTATAGAACTTTTATTTCCGaggtttcacccacgttccgAGGGAACTATTTTTCGTAGTTAGTAAGGGATGGTCAAGCTggtgatttattttcttatcggttcagtaatttcggagccttcatTATATCAGGCTATATAATAATAAGTTCacgtttctttttattttatatttttatttaatatttgaaaatgtaataaatatgtgcaagaataataataaaaaaaaagttcacGTTTTTTCATTACAGAACTCGCTAAAAAACATAGCCAGATCAAATGCACTAGAGGGCAGAACAGTGTTTGGTTTGACAAAGTTCTCAGATATGTCGCCACAAGAATTCATGGATACCGTCCTGGATAATTATATGGATTTCTCTATGTGCACTAAACTATCACTTGACTGTGTTGATAATTATGAAACTTCAGATCAGGAAACTGTTTATGATGAAGAACCTCCCACCTCATTTGATTGGTAAGAAAATTATTTCCCTACATGTATATAAGTAccctttcccgcggtttcacccgcgttccgggGTAACTGCTTCCAGTATCCGGACATAATATAGTATTTGTCACTCGAGGATAGACTAGCTATCCAATAGTGATAATTTTACAAAGCGGTACAGTTTTGGAGCAGGCAAAACAaacggtaggtacctacttacaaacaaacaaatttcctgtttattatattagtatagatatacatatacatgtatgtatttaattatagattttaaacataatatttattcggTTGCTTTTCTGCAGGCGACCAAAAGGGGTGGTAAAACCCGTTTTGAACCAAAAGAAATGCCTGGGATGCTGGGCTTTTGGCATCGTTGGGGTTGTGGAGTCCATGTCAGCGATACGAGGTCTTGATCACAAGAGTCGGAGCATCCAGGTATAGTAGAATATCAAACgcttttaaacatttttcttttgggTCCTAGTAGTCAAAGTTGCCAATGGatcgattccaagtcaggcaagcAAGGAGTAACTTATTACCTCAGTAAATCTTGGACAATGACTTAAAAGTCTTAAATCGCCTTGGGCAAGAGTGGTGATTAACGGTAATTCTTTCTCCGTAAGGGAAGAGTCCTGTGTCCTGCAGTGAGAATAAAAAAGGCTGTAGTGGTCTGCTGGTTGCCATCCAACCTTTATTTACCAGGTCGGGTTTTTTAGGTCATAAAGTAGCCTAGAATATATTGAGAAAACTATGCCACCGCTTATATGTAAGCATTATACTTAGGGATATTTTAGGCTTTTCCATTTTGCTATACCTATGCTATACCTTCTTTTTTTCTTACCAGGAAGTACTGGACTGCTCCGAATATACCAACGGTTGTCGAGGAGGCAGCGTCAGTAGGGCACTCAGATATCTCTGTCAGGAAAAAGTTCCAATTGTGACGGAGCAGGAATACCCCTTGACTTTGGGCTTGGAGAAAGATTGCAAGTTGGCCCCGCATTCTACTGGCAGACTCATTCGTCATTTTGATTATCAATGGTGAGTTTTGATAGATGGGTCCACGCAATAATACGCTAAgtatgaaaatgtataaagtGGAGGGGACTTTTCTACAAAGTGGAACGAACCCTCGTGGCCTAGTAACAGTGTCGCGATATCTCATAACGTTAAGCAACACtcggcgcggtcggtccgtggatgggcgaccatcttgtcatgactaGTCCCTCTGTCTTCCAAAGGCACGGTAAATGGTCGTTCccaactgtcatttgaacatctttggtcaCAGGTAcccaaaagccagtaagtctgacaaccagtcttacaaaaGAATATCGGGATGCTCGGATAACTGGGCCCCTGACTTGACAGTCGCTTCGTATAAAAAATTGGCACACAGCTGCACCCAGTTacactggaagtcgaccctataGTTAGTTGGAAATAAGGCTTGCcagttaattgttattttcaaatacatacttataaatataatttcagcaAAGTCAGCGAAACGGCCATGATGGGTCAGATAGCATTCCACGGACCGCTAATCGCCACGGTAGACGCTACGAACTGGATGCATTACATCGGTGGAGTCATTCAAAGAGCTTGCACGTATGTAATATTTACTTCACATTATCAaacctttcatcatcatctcagccataggacgtccactgcagAACATAGGcttcccccttagatctccacagatacctgttggaggcgacctgcatccagcgtcttccggcgacctttataagatcgtctgtccaccttgttggtggacgtcctacgctgcgcttgctagtccgtggtctccactccagcactttcgcatttttttataattattttttgggaaATAATCAAATGACCTATTTGCGGCGTGCATTTGATTGTCAGGctattgactaaaacccaccatgttcctggagccctttgtgtaccaggatCGCGGTTAACAGGGTAATAGGTATAGATTGATAAGCTATTTCCGATCGAATTCATACCCACAACATCCTACGCAAAACCACATTTATCAATAATTGtgttcataaattaaattataattacctagattcagtttttataatttattctttttgaaataaacaaataaagattcttattcttgATTAGCAtttcgcagttcagcctaggaggctgtTGACTGCTCAACCGGACAaatccctgtggatgcctagaatttaaggcctccaggcAGGGGCAACAGAaagcgtgttttgttttttatttatgctatATTTCTGTTTGCAGGCGCGGCATAGCAAACCACGTGGTACAAATAGTAGGTTACGAGAAAAATGCGGAGATACCATACTTTATCGTCAGGAACTCTTTAGGGGAAGACTTTGGTGAAAACGGATATGTGAAGGTCGCCATGTTTGATAATATCTGTGGGATTGCTGAGCGGGTCACCAAGCTTGATGTCATGTAGGGAGTATggggtatagttatcggcacgaatcttgagctctgaccttcacctgcgcagaagtaatttattgggtcccttttgtggtatgaagtgaggcgcgggggcgggctaaagcggtgactGGCCCGCattgcatcgcgtcatagccgtcactcgggattggttctttgctaataagtcacttctgcgcagatgtaggtcagagctcaagattcgtgccgataactttacAAAGTGCCAGAGGTAGGTTGGACCATGACAATTAAATggaagatataaaaaatattggcacAACACAAGAAAAACACAAATGAGGAAAAAGTACATACGGacttttatgttgtcggtgaaaattAGTATGATGATACATAAAgataaacacattatttttaagtaacagAAATTGTTAGTCTACGTAATAGCTTAACTCTTCTGTAAGCGTAGGTACgatatgtattatttatcatttatacATATGAATTCAACCGTGTTGCCTGAGTTGTGTATTAAGTAAATTACTAATAAATTGGCTATTTAATTTCCTAGAGTTTCAATCACCTATTTTACGATAACATGTATTTCCCCAAGTGATCTACAGTTTATTAGACTCCAAAATAATAGATGCTATTGGTACACAAAAGATGGCGCTTTTTTGTAGACAAagcaagaaaaaattatataaggTAACTTTTATTCTCATACTAAATATAGTTGCAAGTACCTCGGTAGGTATTACTTTAGTTTCAAAAGTTgcaacgaaataaaaataaaattgattgcaGGGGTCAATGAAccatacaatttgttttatctatTCTGTGGCCACGGTATCAATATTCACATGAACATAGCAACactataaattcaaataaagaactTCACGTCAGTTTGGGGCCGACAGCCGCTTGGTAAGGACGTTATCAActggtaagttttatttaataactttggTTTTTCGTATTATCAGAGCACTTTATGTGGTAATTGTTAAATGATAATACACGATAAGTTTTATATAACATGCTGGTTAGTGTTTGAGATAAGTTTGTGCGAAATTGAGTGTTTTGAATGTACTTGCATTGTTTGTATGATAGCTTGATAACACTTGAACGATTGTCGTCAAGTCTTGATGAAGTAATTTTCTtctatttatgtaggtaatggtCTATTGTAATTTTTGCATAGTTATCTACAAAtgcttgttttaaataattgtatgtGAATTACGTCGTTAGCGTGAACTTATTtgctttatattataaatagttttaaaatgcaTAGAAGAGAGGTAGCTCAGTGGTTAAAAGAACTCTGTTTTTGCCCGCGACGCTCCTCGGATCGTAAGTTCAAAcctgggtgttttttttttttttttaatatttaaaattagtatATGACCTTGACTTTATTTCGAAGTTTTGATGAtcgaaaatgatttttttaacaattccaAATGAGACagaaattgaatattttgtaataaggcTGTGTCCACAGTTGGTAAACTGTTAGTAGTCGACTGAGTGAGTCGCAAAGTTGGTTAGCTGTAAACCCAGATCAATTTTCAGACTGAAACTAGTTTTGTTGTAAGTCGACCACTGACTGAGACAATCGGCGTAAGTAACGCTTCAAACCGCGCAAAGTGAGCAAAACGCGCAAAACTAGCGAACTGTTGACACTCCGTTTCTAATACTTTTAAGGGCTAAGGttttttttactgaatttaGACTTTCTTCTTCgacttccttatttttttttgtaaaaaaaaaagtggTGTACttactctatttatttattgatgacaatatttattattttgtatgctCCAGTTAGAACAATGGTGACACTTAAAGTAGAAGCTTTCGGAGTATACAAAGGCAAAAATGTTCAGAAGTTCACATGGACCACCTCGGCTGGAGCGGAAATATCTGTGATATCTTACGGAGCTATCATACAGGCTTTTAAGGTAAATCCATACTGATAAAGTATACCtaatctacatatgtataaatctATGGTTAAAGTGTCGCCCCATTACGCGTGAACGGCTGGACTGATTatgctgaaaattagagggaagGAAGCTTAAATTAGACCCGGGAGATGGACATTTGTTAGAATTTTTGCCAtcatccgggtacgggaagcagttatctcggggcGCTTGCAACCGCTTGTAACCTGGAAACCGCGGGCGGATTGCTAGtaatataggtaacaaaaacGTTGCTTGTTGGTTTGTTCCGttaaggttccgaaactaccagttctttcactgttgggaagctacagtATTCTCGAGTtactaggctatattttatctatgtacGGGAAGAATCTCCACGTGACgagggtggaaccgcgggaatCAGCTAGTATATTATACAATTGACTTAACGTTAATTATGCTTCTTTGTAAAAAGTCCCTTATATACCTGTGTCTGTAAAGTGAGCGCAAAATTCACCAACAAACCTCTAAATATTCCAGGTGCCAGACAAATATGGCGTCAAGAAAGACCTGGTCCTCGGTTTTGATGACCTAGAAGGCTACGTGCAGAGGAATACTCCGTACCTTGGAGCCACGGTCGGGAGGTGTGCGAACCGTATAGGCAATGCCACCTTTGAGATAGATGGCAAGACCTACAATGTAGCCAAAAATATTGGCAAAGATCACCTGCATGGCGGAATTGTTGGGTTTGATAAGGTAAAGTCAAAATCAAGTTAATTTATATCATTTAGGCAATTGCAAGCATTTATGAACgacagaaatataaataaactagccACCCGCTAATATTTATAAACCTTCCGCTTCAATCactttatctattaaaaaaatcgcATCAAAATTCGTTGcgtaattttaaagaattaagcatacatagggCTATAGGGATTGTTTTACACTATGTAGTTGCTAATTCCATAGGTTGATTCCTATGGAGAATAACGGGGGTACCTACCttagtttttagtcagtaggagtctgacactccctcacgcttcGTTTTGGTCGCCTTAGACTTGAAAATCGAAAGAATAAAGTGTCATGTTGTTTCATCAACTTCCAGGTAGTTTGGGACACCACAATAGTAGGCCACAAAGTCATTTTCAGCTACCTATCTAAGGACCTAGAAGAAGGGTACCCTGGTGACCTGATCACCAACGTGATATACGAAGTGACAGACGACAACCGACTTCATTTGGACTTCAAGGCGACTACCACTAAGAAGACGGTGGTTAATCTGACAAACCACTCGTATTTTAATTTAGCGGGCCATGATGCTGGGGCTGAGGAGTTGTATTGTCATTGGGTGGTTATTAACGCTGATAAGTGAGTATAGAAATAtgtatctatataaatataaagtatttaatagttatttttaacattaggCTTAAAAATTAAGGAGGCTCCAGTTTGACCTGtagatatgtatgtttgtgcgcgattatgaAAACCGGAAAATAAaaagactcgtaagttgatcaattttctaggtagttgatcaactctcggaaaataataaacggcagTTGAAATGTACTATTTgacgtaggtacatatgtattttagtaagttgattaATTTACGACATCTTGCCGTTAAATCATCCGACAAAAGACGTCAAAAGACTCACGTGCTTTCCTCCTGAAAACGGtggttttaggtatattaacttttattttatttctcttaGAATCACCAAGACGGATGACAACTCGATCCCTACTGGGTCCTTCACTCCTGTACAAAACACACCATTCGATTTCACTGTCCAGAGGAAGCTGGGGGACGCCATGGCTCTGGGAAGTAACCTCTTCGATGACAACTACTGCATCGAAACTTATGGACCTGAGGTAAGAACTctcatcatttcccgagccttttcccaactatgtaagggtcggcttccagtctaaccagatgcagctgagtaccagttttttacaaggagcgactaccctatctctcctcaactcagttaaccgaaacttctgaaccgatttgaaaaaaaaaactgttagcTAGAACATTCTTGGGTAACATTTTTAGGATATATTTTGTGCGGGTACGGGTAGAAgttccccgggacgcgggtgtaaccggAAAACGGCTgctgttacataaataaatatgacatattccatagcaaataatattaatttcgcGTCCCATTTGCAGATCCTGACCTTCGCATCAGCAGTAACCCACCCAGCATCAGGCCGTTTCTTAGAAGTGCACACGAACCAACCAGGAGTACAGTTTTACACCGCGAACTTCCTACCCTCCCCATCAGAACCGGCTCTGGTTGGCAAAAGTGGGGTTGGGTACCGTCGCCACGGGGCCTTCTGCTTGGAAACCCAGACTTACCCAGATGCAGTTCATCATGAGAACTTCCCGACGTCTGTGTTGGTTCCTGGTGAGGTTTATAACCATAGAGTTGTGTATAGATTTGGAGTTTATAATACTGATAAAGTTGTAGAAGCACCTATTGTGATGCCGGCTTAGGGggaaagttattttaagtagCGTTGGTCCCCAACctccttatattttttttttattgagtgtataaaatatattttgagaatgcaatttttatgaagttttaaaaaatattgccataTATAGTGTAATAATAAACTGTATTTATTGGATTTGTTGAAATAAAGCAACTAAATTATTGatgcatttatttacttaaaataatgttatttacttaacaCAATTACTGGGCTGAAATTcgatataggtatgtattgatCTTCTTAAGATAGTTTTGCACAGTTAATATAAATCAGttgattaaaatgaaataaaaatcaaagtacAAACGTAATTCGGGAATAGATTAAATTCCTtacttcattttaaaattaccgCTCTACTTAGGTACACATTAAAATACACCTGAGCAAATTTAATCATACAAATTGGATTCCGTATCCATAGTAAGGTATATTTAAAAGCGTTGACGATTTTTTAAATCTCGAAAATATACGCCAAGGCAACACACAGGCACAGTCCTAAATTTTTACAGGCCTAGAATTGGATTGCAAAAACCTTATTagaacaaacatttaaaaaataataaattcataattaacattaaatgccacttaaaaaaacaaacaacaatccAACCCTATAATGAAGATTCGATTCCATTTTGAGCGTTGTCCCCATTTTGAGCGTTGTCCCCATTCTGACCGTTTTCTTTGACGGAGTCCCCCCAAGTTAGGTTAAGACTTCTCTTCATACCGTCGTCTAATGGGGGAATGAGGGAACGCGGCAATAAGAATGTTGACAGGTTAAATAAGTCCAGGAACACTTTGTAACGGTCActggaaaagaaagaaaaatgtattagtttttgttatcGACACAAGTGTATActacatcactacatagtataaaacaaagtcgctttttctgtccctatgtcccttctgtgtacgcttaaatctttaaaactacgcaaccgattttcatgcggtttttttatcagatagagtgtttcaagaggaaggtttatatatATAATGACATCCATTATACAGTGGGGAAATAATATTATCcagtgcgaagccggggcgggtcgctagtaatattttaaagctgaagagtttgtttggtccgatttgaaaaaatatttcagtgtaagttagcccatttatcgaggatggCTATCGGCTGCTTATCCGGGTTTGTGTAGAAGTTCCcgcgggatgcgggtgaaaccgctggctgaatctagtatattataatcatctgcctagccttttcccaactaaggaTCGGCTTCCAAGCTTACTCAGAGTGCCTAGTGtgttttgtaagttaacattttcgatgcgtaaattataattaaattaatgacgtAGCATTCATTttagaactgtttatttaataaagctgTCATCAGCTTTTGGTCGTATTATAAACGCACTCACTCACGAAATAGTAAACGTTATTATCCGGCAAAATGAACAAGGTGTAATATTCAACTTATGTGATGTAATATACGGc from Helicoverpa armigera isolate CAAS_96S chromosome 19, ASM3070526v1, whole genome shotgun sequence carries:
- the LOC110382732 gene encoding galactose mutarotase isoform X1, translated to MHRREVAQWLKELCFCPRRSSDLRTMVTLKVEAFGVYKGKNVQKFTWTTSAGAEISVISYGAIIQAFKVPDKYGVKKDLVLGFDDLEGYVQRNTPYLGATVGRCANRIGNATFEIDGKTYNVAKNIGKDHLHGGIVGFDKVVWDTTIVGHKVIFSYLSKDLEEGYPGDLITNVIYEVTDDNRLHLDFKATTTKKTVVNLTNHSYFNLAGHDAGAEELYCHWVVINADKITKTDDNSIPTGSFTPVQNTPFDFTVQRKLGDAMALGSNLFDDNYCIETYGPEILTFASAVTHPASGRFLEVHTNQPGVQFYTANFLPSPSEPALVGKSGVGYRRHGAFCLETQTYPDAVHHENFPTSVLVPGEVYNHRVVYRFGVYNTDKVVEAPIVMPA
- the LOC110382731 gene encoding cathepsin O-like — protein: MVNTNYVLFILSLICMIIQVSLFLKCILEFDKLILKENVKTLDVAKLKFDAYLKDFNKTYYGFERDGRFENFKNSLKNIARSNALEGRTVFGLTKFSDMSPQEFMDTVLDNYMDFSMCTKLSLDCVDNYETSDQETVYDEEPPTSFDWRPKGVVKPVLNQKKCLGCWAFGIVGVVESMSAIRGLDHKSRSIQEVLDCSEYTNGCRGGSVSRALRYLCQEKVPIVTEQEYPLTLGLEKDCKLAPHSTGRLIRHFDYQCKVSETAMMGQIAFHGPLIATVDATNWMHYIGGVIQRACTRGIANHVVQIVGYEKNAEIPYFIVRNSLGEDFGENGYVKVAMFDNICGIAERVTKLDVM
- the LOC110382732 gene encoding galactose mutarotase isoform X2, which gives rise to MVTLKVEAFGVYKGKNVQKFTWTTSAGAEISVISYGAIIQAFKVPDKYGVKKDLVLGFDDLEGYVQRNTPYLGATVGRCANRIGNATFEIDGKTYNVAKNIGKDHLHGGIVGFDKVVWDTTIVGHKVIFSYLSKDLEEGYPGDLITNVIYEVTDDNRLHLDFKATTTKKTVVNLTNHSYFNLAGHDAGAEELYCHWVVINADKITKTDDNSIPTGSFTPVQNTPFDFTVQRKLGDAMALGSNLFDDNYCIETYGPEILTFASAVTHPASGRFLEVHTNQPGVQFYTANFLPSPSEPALVGKSGVGYRRHGAFCLETQTYPDAVHHENFPTSVLVPGEVYNHRVVYRFGVYNTDKVVEAPIVMPA